A single window of Chitinophaga sp. XS-30 DNA harbors:
- a CDS encoding glycoside hydrolase family 31 protein — protein MICRFVFFCLLLCSTVLAQPVREPGNVTAVSVQGGEIRITTERAFAVITAYSPAIIRVRMDKQPLGRDFSYAVIAPPAAFQPRITQDDRQIRLETDSLTLHISRKPFALTFLKPDGTVINADEPGLGTSWIGEEVTTYKTMQEGERFIGLGEKTGNLDRKGNAYTNWNTDAYGYTTGQDPIYATIPFYIGIHHGMSYGIFFDNSYRSDFNFGASNDRFSSFGANGGEMNYYFIYHERVADIIRSYTSLTGRMPLPPLWSLGYQQNRYSYYPDTEVYRIAQTLREKQIPADGITLDIHYMDAYKLFTWNKSRFPDPAAMNAKLAAMGFKTTVIVDPGIKVEKGYAAYESGMQSDIFIKYTDGKPYTGQVWPGWCHFPDFTAPEGRKWWAKQLEIYARAGVSGLWNDMNEIATWGQKMPDNVLFSIEGNPATHLQAHNVYGLQMVRASYEGARAITPGKRPFILTRAGYAGLQRYAAIWTGDNRAEEDHMLLGIRLMNSLGLSGVPFSGMDVGGFTGNAPPSLYARWMQIGAFTPYFRNHTGINTKSAEPWAFGEEVLEISRNYINLRYRLLPYLYAGFHEASQTGLPLMRTLALDYTHDPKVYDTRFQNQYLFGPSFLVAPFESKQDYAPVYLPPGRWYDLYTDSLEEGGQEKMLTLSIQQLPVFIKESSIIPMQSLIQHTGEKPADTLFLHVYRGNAKNEFVYYEDDGETYAYEKGAFCERRMTYDPAANSITLEKPAGRSSSRFSNIALLLHGFGALQQVGVNGRNITLKKDHIAFIQPVSRFDPQGESNPVISCEVRKAVFRNVNEKMVIQL, from the coding sequence ATGATTTGCAGATTTGTCTTTTTCTGCCTGCTGCTTTGCAGTACTGTTCTTGCGCAACCGGTGAGGGAACCGGGCAATGTTACCGCCGTGAGCGTACAGGGCGGGGAGATCAGGATCACCACCGAAAGGGCTTTTGCCGTCATCACCGCATACAGTCCCGCTATCATACGGGTGCGGATGGACAAGCAGCCATTGGGCAGGGATTTTTCCTATGCGGTCATTGCGCCGCCGGCCGCTTTTCAGCCACGCATTACGCAGGACGACCGGCAGATAAGGCTGGAGACCGATTCCCTCACCCTGCACATCTCCCGGAAACCTTTCGCCCTCACCTTCCTGAAACCGGACGGTACGGTGATCAACGCGGATGAGCCGGGCCTCGGCACTTCCTGGATCGGCGAAGAGGTCACCACCTACAAGACCATGCAGGAGGGCGAACGGTTCATCGGCCTGGGGGAGAAGACGGGCAATCTCGACCGTAAAGGCAACGCCTACACGAACTGGAATACGGACGCCTACGGCTACACCACCGGACAGGACCCGATTTACGCCACCATCCCCTTTTACATCGGCATACATCACGGCATGAGCTATGGCATTTTCTTCGATAACAGCTACCGCAGCGATTTCAACTTCGGCGCCAGCAACGACCGCTTTTCCTCCTTCGGCGCCAACGGCGGGGAGATGAACTATTACTTTATTTACCACGAGCGGGTGGCGGATATCATCAGGTCCTACACCTCCCTCACCGGCCGCATGCCGCTGCCGCCCCTCTGGAGCCTGGGCTACCAGCAGAACCGTTACAGCTATTATCCGGATACGGAAGTGTACCGCATTGCGCAGACGCTGCGGGAAAAACAGATCCCCGCGGACGGCATTACGCTGGACATTCATTATATGGATGCCTACAAACTCTTCACCTGGAACAAATCCCGCTTCCCTGACCCCGCGGCCATGAACGCAAAGCTGGCGGCGATGGGCTTCAAAACCACCGTGATCGTGGACCCGGGCATTAAAGTGGAAAAAGGATATGCGGCTTATGAAAGCGGCATGCAGTCGGACATTTTCATCAAATACACCGATGGCAAGCCTTACACCGGGCAGGTATGGCCCGGCTGGTGCCATTTCCCGGATTTCACCGCGCCCGAAGGAAGGAAATGGTGGGCAAAGCAGCTGGAAATCTACGCCCGTGCCGGTGTATCCGGCCTATGGAACGATATGAATGAAATTGCCACCTGGGGCCAGAAGATGCCGGACAATGTGTTGTTCAGCATCGAAGGAAACCCCGCCACCCATCTGCAGGCGCATAATGTGTATGGCCTGCAGATGGTGCGTGCCAGCTACGAAGGCGCCCGCGCCATCACGCCCGGAAAACGGCCCTTCATCCTGACCCGCGCGGGATATGCCGGTTTGCAGCGTTACGCCGCCATCTGGACGGGTGACAACCGCGCTGAAGAAGATCACATGCTGCTCGGCATCCGGCTGATGAACAGCCTGGGCCTGAGCGGCGTGCCCTTCTCCGGTATGGATGTGGGCGGGTTCACCGGCAATGCGCCACCCAGCCTTTACGCCCGCTGGATGCAGATCGGCGCGTTCACGCCCTATTTCCGCAATCACACGGGCATCAACACCAAGTCCGCGGAGCCCTGGGCTTTCGGGGAAGAAGTGCTGGAAATATCACGCAACTACATCAATCTGCGTTACCGCCTGCTGCCATACCTCTATGCAGGTTTCCATGAAGCCTCGCAAACCGGGTTGCCGCTCATGCGCACCCTCGCGCTCGACTATACGCACGACCCGAAAGTGTACGATACCCGCTTTCAGAACCAGTACCTGTTCGGCCCGTCTTTCCTGGTCGCACCCTTTGAAAGCAAACAGGATTATGCGCCTGTGTACCTTCCTCCCGGCCGGTGGTACGATCTGTACACGGACAGCCTGGAAGAAGGCGGGCAGGAAAAAATGCTGACCCTTTCCATTCAGCAGCTGCCGGTATTTATAAAGGAAAGCAGCATCATTCCCATGCAAAGCCTGATCCAGCACACGGGGGAAAAACCGGCGGATACCTTGTTCCTGCATGTGTACAGGGGAAATGCCAAAAATGAATTTGTGTATTATGAAGATGACGGCGAAACATATGCTTATGAGAAAGGCGCGTTCTGCGAACGCAGGATGACCTACGACCCGGCAGCCAATTCCATCACCCTGGAAAAACCTGCCGGGCGGTCATCTTCCCGTTTCTCCAATATTGCCCTGCTGCTGCACGGGTTCGGAGCATTGCAGCAGGTCGGGGTAAACGGCAGGAACATTACATTAAAAAAGGATCATATCGCTTTCATCCAGCCGGTCTCCCGCTTCGATCCGCAGGGAGAAAGCAACCCGGTGATCAGCTGTGAAGTACGGAAAGCGGTGTTCCGTAATGTAAATGAGAAGATGGTGATTCAATTATAA
- a CDS encoding glycosyltransferase family 39 protein codes for MQSSTFSESRISWLVMAAAVLVNFSGLNITILEPDGALYAGIAKTMVQTGNYLDLYADGGPWLDKPHFPFWMMALSYHLFGFTTWAYKLPAILWLMAGAYYTYRFAAKLYNEQTARWAVCILLTAQHLVLSNNDVRAEPYLTGMIIASVYHFYRSAERGPWYHLVAGALFAAFAVMTKGMFALVPIGSAIAGHLLITKQWRRLLHLQWLLAVILTGIFIIPELYALYQQFDQHPELEVFGRTGVSGIRFFFWDSQFGRFMNTGPIRGSGDPFFFLHTLLWAFLPWSLFLYAAFFRRGWREYYCLCAALVTFVLFSLSRFQLPHYLNILFPFFAIITAQYLMALKAPDGTKFYRITLKVIIAIIFVAIAGLLVLYRPQFNWYYAIAAILLAGAFVLLRERVEGQKALLFYRACIATFILNLFLNWMWYPDMMQYQSGSTAARYANRELQDQPVSFWKVNSYAMPYYLDAPVLRYDSLQLREAAALAPVVLFTVPEEADALRRIGYRCEMVKVFPHFYVSKLDLPFVNYATRQQALDKRCLLRVSYN; via the coding sequence ATGCAAAGCAGTACCTTCTCTGAATCCCGTATATCCTGGCTCGTTATGGCCGCCGCTGTGCTGGTAAACTTCAGCGGCCTGAACATCACTATCCTTGAGCCGGACGGCGCGCTCTACGCAGGGATCGCCAAAACGATGGTGCAGACCGGCAACTACCTCGATCTTTATGCAGATGGCGGCCCCTGGCTGGACAAACCGCATTTCCCTTTCTGGATGATGGCCCTGAGTTACCATCTGTTCGGTTTCACTACCTGGGCCTACAAGCTGCCGGCCATTCTCTGGCTGATGGCGGGAGCGTATTATACCTATCGTTTTGCGGCGAAGCTTTATAATGAACAGACAGCGCGCTGGGCGGTGTGCATCCTGCTAACGGCGCAGCACCTGGTACTGTCCAATAACGATGTGCGGGCGGAGCCTTACCTCACCGGGATGATCATTGCCTCGGTGTATCACTTTTACCGCAGCGCGGAGAGAGGCCCCTGGTACCATCTGGTAGCCGGGGCGTTGTTTGCCGCCTTTGCGGTGATGACGAAAGGGATGTTTGCGCTGGTGCCCATCGGCAGCGCCATAGCGGGGCATTTGCTGATCACGAAGCAATGGCGCCGGCTGTTGCATTTGCAGTGGTTGCTGGCGGTGATCCTCACAGGAATATTCATCATACCGGAATTATACGCTTTATATCAGCAATTCGATCAGCATCCGGAGCTGGAGGTATTCGGGAGAACAGGGGTTTCAGGCATCCGGTTCTTTTTCTGGGACAGCCAGTTCGGGCGTTTCATGAATACCGGGCCTATCCGCGGAAGCGGCGATCCGTTCTTTTTCCTGCATACCCTGTTGTGGGCCTTCCTGCCCTGGTCGCTATTCCTGTATGCGGCTTTCTTCCGCCGCGGGTGGCGGGAATATTATTGCCTGTGTGCCGCATTGGTCACCTTTGTGCTGTTCTCCCTGTCCCGTTTTCAGCTGCCGCATTACCTGAACATCCTCTTCCCTTTCTTTGCGATCATTACCGCGCAATACCTGATGGCACTGAAAGCGCCGGATGGCACAAAGTTCTACCGCATTACGCTGAAGGTGATCATTGCCATTATTTTTGTGGCGATTGCGGGCCTGCTGGTACTTTACCGTCCCCAGTTCAACTGGTATTACGCTATTGCTGCGATCCTGCTTGCCGGTGCTTTTGTGCTGCTGCGGGAGCGGGTGGAAGGGCAGAAAGCCCTCCTGTTCTACCGTGCCTGCATCGCTACCTTTATCCTCAATCTTTTTTTGAACTGGATGTGGTATCCGGATATGATGCAATACCAGTCCGGCAGCACCGCGGCAAGGTATGCCAACCGCGAACTGCAAGATCAGCCGGTCTCTTTCTGGAAGGTCAATTCCTACGCCATGCCTTATTACCTGGATGCGCCGGTGTTGCGGTATGATTCCCTGCAGTTGCGCGAAGCGGCGGCCCTGGCCCCCGTAGTGCTTTTCACCGTACCGGAGGAAGCCGATGCCCTGCGCAGGATCGGTTACCGCTGCGAGATGGTGAAAGTGTTCCCGCACTTTTACGTCAGCAAGCTCGATCTGCCGTTTGTGAACTATGCCACAAGGCAGCAGGCGCTGGACAAGCGATGCCTGCTGCGGGTAAGTTATAATTGA
- a CDS encoding Rieske (2Fe-2S) protein, protein MSKQYNWYRLTDADDMVAAEQVIVVHEVKGKKICFSRFQGQLFAFAYKCPHAGGPMSEGSVDAHGNVVCPLHRYKFSLRNGYNSSGEGFYLRTYPVEQREDGIYVGMEKSWLGF, encoded by the coding sequence ATGAGCAAACAATACAACTGGTACCGGCTCACAGATGCGGATGATATGGTGGCTGCGGAACAGGTGATCGTGGTGCATGAAGTAAAAGGGAAAAAGATATGCTTTTCCCGCTTCCAGGGGCAGCTGTTCGCCTTCGCGTACAAATGTCCGCATGCAGGCGGACCAATGTCTGAAGGATCTGTGGATGCGCATGGGAACGTTGTTTGTCCGCTTCACCGCTACAAATTCAGTTTACGGAACGGCTACAATAGCAGCGGGGAAGGGTTTTATCTGCGCACCTACCCGGTGGAGCAGCGTGAAGACGGTATTTATGTAGGTATGGAAAAGAGCTGGCTCGGATTTTAA
- the hflX gene encoding GTPase HflX, translating to MIEKQQVIAGNERAVLVGLIHKEQTDAQVQEYLDELAFLADTAGAEAVKRFTQKLAHPDRATFVGKGKLEEIRQFVVSRDISLVIFDDELSGSQISNIQKELKVKVIDRSDLILDIFARRARTAQAKVQVELAQYQYILPRLRGMWTHLERQKGGIGMRGPGETEIETDRRIVKDKISLLRKRLAEIDKQSLTQRKDRGEYIRIALVGYTNVGKSTLMNLLSKSEVFAENKLFATLDTTTRKVVFEQTPFLLSDTVGFIRKLPHHLVESFKSTLDEVRESDILMHVVDISHPKYEDQIEVVNRTLTELKALDKPTILIFNKMDLYEKQTFDEWLADDIKADILQQLKESWQHKTHGNCVFVSATERRNIDELRKTILDKVIDLYRERYPYKSEYFF from the coding sequence TTGATAGAAAAGCAACAAGTTATAGCTGGTAATGAACGGGCAGTATTGGTGGGACTTATCCATAAGGAGCAAACGGACGCCCAGGTGCAGGAATACCTGGACGAACTGGCCTTCCTGGCGGATACGGCCGGTGCGGAAGCAGTGAAACGGTTCACGCAGAAGCTGGCGCATCCTGACAGGGCCACTTTCGTAGGGAAAGGCAAGCTGGAAGAGATCCGGCAGTTCGTGGTCAGCCGGGATATATCCCTGGTCATATTCGATGACGAACTGAGCGGTTCCCAGATCTCCAATATACAGAAAGAGCTGAAGGTGAAGGTTATCGACCGGAGCGACCTGATCCTGGACATCTTTGCGCGCCGGGCACGGACCGCACAGGCCAAGGTGCAGGTAGAGCTGGCGCAGTACCAGTACATCCTGCCGAGGCTGCGCGGGATGTGGACGCACCTGGAAAGGCAGAAAGGGGGTATCGGGATGAGGGGACCCGGTGAAACGGAAATTGAAACGGACCGCCGTATTGTGAAGGACAAGATATCGCTGCTGCGCAAACGGCTTGCGGAGATAGACAAACAATCCCTCACCCAGCGGAAAGACCGCGGCGAGTACATACGTATTGCGCTGGTAGGATACACCAACGTCGGCAAAAGCACATTGATGAACCTGCTCAGCAAAAGCGAAGTGTTCGCAGAGAACAAACTCTTCGCCACGCTGGACACCACCACCCGCAAGGTGGTATTTGAGCAGACGCCTTTCCTGCTGAGCGATACCGTTGGTTTCATCCGCAAACTGCCCCATCATCTCGTGGAAAGCTTCAAATCAACACTTGATGAAGTGCGCGAAAGCGACATCCTCATGCATGTGGTGGACATCTCTCATCCGAAGTATGAAGACCAGATAGAAGTGGTGAACCGTACGCTGACGGAACTGAAGGCGCTGGACAAGCCCACCATTCTCATCTTCAATAAAATGGACCTGTATGAAAAGCAGACCTTTGATGAATGGCTTGCGGACGATATAAAAGCAGACATCCTGCAACAGCTGAAAGAAAGCTGGCAGCATAAAACCCATGGCAACTGCGTATTCGTATCCGCCACCGAACGCCGCAATATCGATGAGCTCCGGAAAACGATACTGGACAAGGTGATCGACCTTTACCGGGAACGGTATCCATATAAATCGGAATACTTCTTTTAG